The DNA sequence GCCGATGCCTTCAATGCTGCCAGTCTTATAGGCATCCGATTTTGATGCGAGGTCCGCGTTCCACTTGGCGTCTTTATCTTCCGCTTCTTTGGTTGCCGCGGCATCTGCGGCCTTGTCCGCCTCCATCTGCTGCTTCGCCGCTTCCTGCTCGGCGGCCTTGCGCTCCGCGAATGCTTCCTGCCCGGTCGCCCGTTGCGAGTTTATGCGTTCAATTGCTTCCGGTGAGATCCGGCCGGAGAGGGCGAAGGTGCCCGAGGGATAAATTTCAATGAGTTCGCCATGACGGTCCCGCACCTCGATGGTCCCGTCTTTTCTTCCTTTTACGGATAGTGGTGCCCGGTCCGGGTTGTGGCTTTCGCGCTGGAACAGCGTCCGCAGGTCGACGGCTGGTCGGTATTGCGGTTCCTGCCGCACCGGGGCCGAGCCCGCGGGCTTTGCCGTTGTGCTTTCGGGCGTGGTAGCGGAGCCGGTGTTGGGGTCGGAAACTTGCGCGAAGGCTGTAAGGGGCATCAATGCGAGCAGAAAGACAAGCCCCGCGCCAAAGGCGATACGGCGTGCGCGTCGAATTACTTGCGTGCGTCTCATTGGGGCAATATCTCCAGGTTCCGGTTCAGCGACATGGTGTGCCTCCTTTGTATTATAACGCAAGTTTTCGTTCGGGTTGGTCCCTATTGGGTCAATGTCATCACCGCGAGTTCGTCCCGGTGTTGCTCGGCCTGCCAGAGGTCGTACTGCATCTGCTGGTTCATCCAACTTTCGGAAGTGGTTTTAAAGGCGATGGAGAGTCGCACGGCCATTTCGGGGCTGATGCCCGCGCGGCCATTCAGGATGCTGGAGAGCGTCTTGCGGCTTACTCCAAGGGCCTTGGCGGCATCGGTGATGCTGAGATTGAGCGGTTCGAGGCAAAGTTCCCTGAGGACCTCGCCGGGGTGGGGTGGGTTATACATCATCATAATGGCGCCTCAATGGTAGTCTTCGTAGTCGACGTGGATCGCGTCTGCACCTTCGAATTGAAACGTGACCCGCCAATTGCCGCTTACCTGTACGGACCACGTTCCGCGCCGTGCGCCCCGCAACTCATGCAGGTGCAATCCGGGCAGATTCATGTCTCGCGGGCAGGTGGAGGCATTCAAGCGGCCCAGGATAAGGCGCAACCGCACAGCGTGAGCCGACTGAATACCCGTCGTCGATCCGCGCCGGAAGAAGCGTTCCAATCCCTTGTGCTTGAAACTCGCAATCACGGTGTCATTGTAACGCGATACGTTACAGGTTGCAAGTTCCCGCATGTCCACAAGGGTGGGTGGTCCCAACGATTGCAGACAGCGAGCCCTTCTGGCGCAATTGCGATCCCGACATCGGTTGGGTTCTAATCTCTCCAGTCGGTGCAATTGGTGCAGTTCTGCTTTCCCCCTTACGCGAGGAACGTCATGCCTTCGAACATCAAGCTTCGCCTGTCCGTTTTCATGTTTCTGCAGTACTTCACCTGGGGGTGCTGGTATGCCAGCATGGGGGCCTACCTGACCAACACGTTGAAA is a window from the Candidatus Hydrogenedentota bacterium genome containing:
- a CDS encoding HigA family addiction module antidote protein, encoding MMMYNPPHPGEVLRELCLEPLNLSITDAAKALGVSRKTLSSILNGRAGISPEMAVRLSIAFKTTSESWMNQQMQYDLWQAEQHRDELAVMTLTQ
- a CDS encoding type II toxin-antitoxin system RelE/ParE family toxin, whose product is MIASFKHKGLERFFRRGSTTGIQSAHAVRLRLILGRLNASTCPRDMNLPGLHLHELRGARRGTWSVQVSGNWRVTFQFEGADAIHVDYEDYH